A section of the Engystomops pustulosus chromosome 3, aEngPut4.maternal, whole genome shotgun sequence genome encodes:
- the LOC140120541 gene encoding uncharacterized protein: MSPLEGSFRPVKVERHLSSPSRRKRYWSLLTFIFNKKAKWDFQIDHKFEIFEQMGNLCQIQNGINKISYAFDTLQSLFMYLGSQGCLLSRAYPYEITKILKICRIISLWGRISFSIYCIALWSLLSLPGLYQGHGGGSKISPNGRNLRGSILRRLPTNRRFRKDGKSSWENQEIREEEVCVSKDSYESSGDHDIMHPECGLVPKSLKNIAVMDSCRMGQKPSSSSFAIDNPLKSEGITKMMEESQESAERGKLGPMALLPGKYVQGYWTQEIAQTSSNERELRAVLNTLKSCANELKGHHVKVVSDNTTTVAYLRRQGGTRSKRLLKISQQIFFWAEENIQSISAIHLRGSQNIVADYFSRSQILPHEWSLSQLH; this comes from the exons ATGTCACCTTTGGAAGGAAGTTTCCGACCTGTTAAAGTTGAACGTCATCTGTCCAGTCCATCCAGAAGAAAGAGGTACTGGTCATTACTcacctttatttttaataaaaaagccaAATGGGACTTTCAGATTGATCACAAATTTGAAATATTTGAACAAATGGGTAACCTATGTCAAATTCAAAATGGAATCAATAAAATCTCCTACGCCTTTGATACCTTACAAAGCTTGTTTATGTACCTTGGATCTCAAGGATGCCTATTATCACGTGCCTATCCATACGAAATCACAAAAATACTTAAGATTTGCCGTATTATTTCCCTCTGGGGAAGAATTTCATTTTCCATTTACTGCATTGCCCTttggtctctcctcagcctcccaGGTCTTTACCAAGGTCATGGCGGAGGCAGTAAAATATCTCCGAACGGAAGAAATCTGCGTGGTTCCATACTTAGACGACTTCCTACTAATAGGAGATTCA GAAAAGATGGAAAATCTTCTTGGGAAAATCAAGAAATTCGAGAAGAGGAAGTCTGTGTCAGTAAGGACAGCTATGAGTCTtctggggaccatgacatcatgcaTCCAGAGTGTGGCCTGGTGCCAAAATCGCTCAAGAACATTGCAGTCATGGATTCTTGCAGAATGGGACAGAAACCATCATCATCTTCATTTGCCATTGATAATCCCCTCAAAAGTGAAGGAATCACTAAGATGATGGAGGAATCCCAGGAATCTGCAGAAAGGGGTAAATTGGGTCCAATGGCTCTCCTTCCAGGCAAATATGTTCAGGGTTACTGGACCCAGGAAATTGCACAGACCTCTTCGAACGAAAGAGAACTAAGAGCGGTCCTGAACACTCTAAAATCCTGTGCCAACGAGCTGAAAGGTCACCATGTGAAAGTTGTGTCGGACAACACCACCACGGTTGCCTATCTAAGAAGACAGGGAGGTACCAGGTCAAAAAGGCTACTGAAAATAtcacaacaaatatttttttgggcAGAGGAAAATATCCAGTCGATTTCGGCCATCCATCTGAGGGGCTCCCAAAATATAGTAGCAGATTACTTCAGCCGGTCTCAAATCCTTCCCCATGAATGGAGCCTGAGCCAATTACATTGA